From Halichoerus grypus chromosome 6, mHalGry1.hap1.1, whole genome shotgun sequence, one genomic window encodes:
- the PMM1 gene encoding phosphomannomutase 1 isoform X1, with translation MAVSAEGARRKERVLCLFDVDGTLTPARQKIDPEVAAFLQKLRSRVQIGVVGGSDYSKIAEQLGEGDEVIEKFDYVFAENGTVQYKHGRLLSKQTIQNHLGEELLQDLINFCLRYMALLRLPKKRGTFIEFRNGMLNISPIGRSCTLEERIEFSELDKKEKIREKFVEALKTEFAGKGLRFSRGGMISFDVFPEGWDKRYCLDSLDQDSFDTIHFFGNETSPGGNDFEIYADPRTVGHSVISPQDTVQRCQQISVYAGRRPVLVLVQDRARSACLSQAGRRAPGKVRICQNFLSQTLNFLERGMVSALSEWIIGPNHR, from the exons ATGGCGGTCTCCGCTGAGGGCGCCCGCAGGAAGGAGCGCGTCCTCTGCCTGTTTGATGTGGACGGGACCCTCACGCCGGCTCGCCAG aaAATTGACCCTGAGGTGGCTGCCTTCCTGCAGAAGCTGCGGAGTAGGGTGCAGATCGGTGTGGTCGGCGGCTCCGACTACTCTAAGATTGCTGAGCAGCTGGGAGAGGGGGATGAAG TCATCGAGAAGTTTGATTATGTGTTTGCCGAGAATGGGACCGTGCAGTATAAGCATGGACGGCTGCTCTCCAAGCAG ACCATCCAGAACCACCTGGGGGAGGAGCTACTGCAGGACTTGATCAACTTCTGCCTCCGCTACATGGCCCTGCTCAGACTGCCCAAGAAGCG CGGAACCTTCATCGAATTCCGGAACGGCATGCTGAACATCTCGCCCATCGGCCGGAGCTGTACCCTGGAGGAGCGAATCGAGTTCTCCGAACTGGACAAG aAGGAGAAGATCCGGGAGAAGTTTGTGGAAGCCCTGAAAACAGAGTTTGCCGGCAAAGGGCTGAGGTTCTCTCGAG GCGGCATGATCAGCTTTGACGTCTTCCCTGAGGGCTGGGACAAGCGTTACTGCCTGGACAGCCTGGACCAGGACAGCTTCGACACCATTCACTTCTTTGGGAATGAGACCAGCCCT GGTGGGAATGACTTCGAGATCTACGCTGACCCCCGGACCGTCGGCCACAGTGTGATCTCTCCGCAGGATACAGTACAGCGATGCC AACAGATTTCCGTCTACGCCGGGAGGAGGCCTGTGCTAGTGTTGGTACAAGATAGAGCCCGCTCTGCTTGCCTGTCCCAGGCAGGGCGCAGAGCACCAGGGAAGGTGCGTATTTGCCAGAACTTTCTCTCACAAACATTAAATTTCCTGGAACGAGGAATGGTGTCAGCTCTGTCTGAATGGATAATTGGCCCCAATCACAGATGA
- the PMM1 gene encoding phosphomannomutase 1 isoform X2, whose protein sequence is MAVSAEGARRKERVLCLFDVDGTLTPARQKIDPEVAAFLQKLRSRVQIGVVGGSDYSKIAEQLGEGDEVIEKFDYVFAENGTVQYKHGRLLSKQTIQNHLGEELLQDLINFCLRYMALLRLPKKRGTFIEFRNGMLNISPIGRSCTLEERIEFSELDKKEKIREKFVEALKTEFAGKGLRFSRGGMISFDVFPEGWDKRYCLDSLDQDSFDTIHFFGNETSPGGNDFEIYADPRTVGHSVISPQDTVQRCREIFFPETAHEA, encoded by the exons ATGGCGGTCTCCGCTGAGGGCGCCCGCAGGAAGGAGCGCGTCCTCTGCCTGTTTGATGTGGACGGGACCCTCACGCCGGCTCGCCAG aaAATTGACCCTGAGGTGGCTGCCTTCCTGCAGAAGCTGCGGAGTAGGGTGCAGATCGGTGTGGTCGGCGGCTCCGACTACTCTAAGATTGCTGAGCAGCTGGGAGAGGGGGATGAAG TCATCGAGAAGTTTGATTATGTGTTTGCCGAGAATGGGACCGTGCAGTATAAGCATGGACGGCTGCTCTCCAAGCAG ACCATCCAGAACCACCTGGGGGAGGAGCTACTGCAGGACTTGATCAACTTCTGCCTCCGCTACATGGCCCTGCTCAGACTGCCCAAGAAGCG CGGAACCTTCATCGAATTCCGGAACGGCATGCTGAACATCTCGCCCATCGGCCGGAGCTGTACCCTGGAGGAGCGAATCGAGTTCTCCGAACTGGACAAG aAGGAGAAGATCCGGGAGAAGTTTGTGGAAGCCCTGAAAACAGAGTTTGCCGGCAAAGGGCTGAGGTTCTCTCGAG GCGGCATGATCAGCTTTGACGTCTTCCCTGAGGGCTGGGACAAGCGTTACTGCCTGGACAGCCTGGACCAGGACAGCTTCGACACCATTCACTTCTTTGGGAATGAGACCAGCCCT GGTGGGAATGACTTCGAGATCTACGCTGACCCCCGGACCGTCGGCCACAGTGTGATCTCTCCGCAGGATACAGTACAGCGATGCCgtgagatttttttcccagagaCAGCCCATGAGGCGTGA